A segment of the Lactobacillus sp. ESL0700 genome:
CAACGGAATTATTTTTATTGATGAAATTGATAAAATTACTTCAGGCAATAAGAAAAACTCCGGCGAGGTTTCTCGTGAAGGTGTGCAACGTGATATTTTGCCAATCGTCGAAGGCTCAACTGTGCAGACCAAATACGGTCCAGTTTCTACCGACCATATTCTGTTTATTGCTGCAGGGGCATTCGCAGAAACTAAGCCAAGTGACCTGATTCCTGAATTACAAGGACGTTTTCCAATTAGAGTTGAATTAAATGCCCTGTCTAAAGATGACTTCGTTAAGATTTTAAAAGATCCAGCAGACTCATTATTAGAGCAATATGTTGCCTTGCTGCATGCAGACGGTGTCAAATTAATCTTTACACAAGAAGCCATTGATCGCATCGCACAAATTGCCTACGACGTTAACCAAGGAACAGACAATATCGGGGCAAGAAGACTGGCAACTATCCTTGAAAAATTGCTCGAAGATGTGCTGTATGAAGGCCCAGACATGGAAATGGGAGAAATTACTGTGACCGAAGCATATGTTAATGAAAAACTTAGTGATATAATAACAAATAAAGATTTGACTAAGTTTATTCTTTAACAAAGGATGATGAGTAAGATGGACTACATTATCAAAAATACAATTTTACAAGTTGTTATTTCAAGCAAGGGTGCCGAATTGCAAAGCATTAAAAGTCAGCACAGCGGTTACGAATATCTCTGGCAGGCAGACCCCAATGTGTGGGGACGTCATGCGCCGGTGTTATTTCCAATTGTTGGTCGGCTTAAAAATGATGAATACACTTATCAGGGTAAGACCTATCACATTACGCAACATGGCTTTGCTCGTGATATGGAATTTAGTGTTGAGCAGCAGACTGCTGAGAGTATTACCTTTTTGCTAAAAGACACTCCAGAAACAAGGAAGATTTATCCGTTTAAGTTTGAATTGCGGGTTAATTATAATTTGTTGAATAATTTGCTTGAAGAAAACTTCAGTGTGACGAATAAGTCCGCTGGTGAAATGATTTTTGGTATTGGTGGTCATCCAGGATTTAATATTCCAACAACTAATTCGATTAGTAAGGAAGATTATTACTTTAGTACGAAGCCTTCGGTTGCTAGAGTGCAAATTCCATTAAAGGGTTCATATCTTGACTGGGATAATCGCTCTCTTGCTTCTACCAACAGCCTAATTACGTTAAGCGATCATTTATTTAAGAATGATGCTCTGATTTTTCAAATGAGCGGTCATGATAATAAGGTGTCCCTTAAAACAGAGACGAGTGCTTTTCACGTTAATGTTTGGCTGCGGGATGCACCATTTGTTGGTGTTTGGTCGCAGTACCCGCAAACAGCCGATTATGTATGTATCGAGCCGTGGTGGGGAATTGCTGACAGAAGTGATACTAACGGTAAGTTAGAAGATAAATATGGGATGAACCATTTAGCTCATGATGCTACTTTTACGGCTGGTTTTGGCATGGCTTTTCATGATCAAGATTAAGCAAAAAAGAGACACTAACGTGTCTCTTTTTAATTATAATTAACACTTGCGAACAATTGTTCGAATAGATATAATATAAAAGCCAGTAAACTAAGGTTTAGCTGGCTGTATTTATTTCTAGTTTATAACTTGTGGTGGCTTTTTTTATACCAATAAAGCAAGCCAAAGGGAATAATATTCTCGTTGTGGTGCTCAAGGCGCTTAATGTTATCTCGATGTCTTGTAAAAAGAATAATGAGCATGACGCCCGCGATTACGGTTAAGAAAATATCGTGAAAGAAAAACGTCGCGATAAAAATTGCGGTAATCGAAATTAGGCTTGATAGGCTGACATACGATGTAATAAAGACTAACGGTAAGAAGATTACCGCACAAACGCCAAAGAATTGGAGATTGTAGCCTAAAAAGACACCGGCGCTAGTCGCAACTGCCTTGCCTCCCTTAAATTTAAGGAAGATTGAAAAGGTATGTCCTAAAACGGCTAGCCCGCCACAAATTAATAAGACATACTTAGGTGTCCCCAGATGCAAGAGCCGCGGCAAGCAAGTTGCAAGCGTCCCCTTAAGGACATCGACGACGAGCACAAAGCTGCCGGCAAGTGGTCCCAGAACCCGAAATGAGTTGGTGGTACCGATGTTTCCCGAGCCATAATTACGGATGTCTTCATGGAAAAATAGTTTGCCAATGATTACCCCCGTCGGGAAGGATCCAATTAAGTATGCTAGAATAAATACCAGTAATAATTTCAAATTTATCATTTAAATCCCGCTCTCTTAGTGTCTTAAAGCTATTTTAGCAAAGATTAAGCAATATGCGGTGACTTTTTAGATGATTTAATAACTGGAGGAGTTTATTTGGCTAAAATAAATAAAAAAACAAATTCTTACGATGACTCGTCAATTCAGATTCTTCACGGTTTAGAAGCGGTTCGGAAGCGGCCCGGAATGTATATTGGGTCAACTGATATTCATGGCTTGAATCAATTGGTTTATGAAATTGTCGATAATTCAGTTGATGAAGCGATGGCCGGTTATGGTAAAGAAATTGACGTGACCATTCATCAGGATAATAGCGTAACTGTGCGCGATTTTGGTCGGGGGATGCCGACGGGGATGCACAAGTCAGGAAAACCAACGATTGAAGTTATCCTGACTGTTTTGCATGCCGGTGGTAAGTTTACCGAACAAAACTATAAGACATCAGGTGGTCTGCATGGTGTTGGGTCTTCAGTTGTCAACGCTCTGTCCAGTTATCTAAAAGTTAGAGTTGTGCGTGATGGCAAAGCTTATGAGGAAGAATTTGCTAATGGTGGTCATCCAGTAGGAACTTTAAAGTCGCTGGGTAAAACCAAAGAAAAAGACGGCACAACTATTACTTTTAAGCCTGATGAGACCATCTTTTCAACTACTAAGTATAAATACGAGACTA
Coding sequences within it:
- a CDS encoding aldose 1-epimerase family protein → MDYIIKNTILQVVISSKGAELQSIKSQHSGYEYLWQADPNVWGRHAPVLFPIVGRLKNDEYTYQGKTYHITQHGFARDMEFSVEQQTAESITFLLKDTPETRKIYPFKFELRVNYNLLNNLLEENFSVTNKSAGEMIFGIGGHPGFNIPTTNSISKEDYYFSTKPSVARVQIPLKGSYLDWDNRSLASTNSLITLSDHLFKNDALIFQMSGHDNKVSLKTETSAFHVNVWLRDAPFVGVWSQYPQTADYVCIEPWWGIADRSDTNGKLEDKYGMNHLAHDATFTAGFGMAFHDQD
- the plsY gene encoding glycerol-3-phosphate 1-O-acyltransferase PlsY, with the protein product MINLKLLLVFILAYLIGSFPTGVIIGKLFFHEDIRNYGSGNIGTTNSFRVLGPLAGSFVLVVDVLKGTLATCLPRLLHLGTPKYVLLICGGLAVLGHTFSIFLKFKGGKAVATSAGVFLGYNLQFFGVCAVIFLPLVFITSYVSLSSLISITAIFIATFFFHDIFLTVIAGVMLIILFTRHRDNIKRLEHHNENIIPFGLLYWYKKSHHKL